CCGGAGCGTCCCCGTGGATCGGGACTCTCGCGCAGTAGATCGACCGCACTGAGCTGGACCGTCTCCGCCCCCGGGCCGGCCTCGGCACCCTCGGCCGCCGGCACCGTGAACACGGGACGCGTGTCCTCCTTCGCAGCACGGTCGTGGTCGGCCTGCTCGGCCGTACTCCGTCGCGCGGGAGTCGCCAGGGTGGCAGGACGGCGCATCACCTCGTCCAGCACCAGACGGCGCATCTCACGCGCGCGGCGCATGAACTCGATCAAGGCCACGCCCTCGAGCGGGACGAGCGAGTGGACCCACGCGTGATCGGCGTGGATCTCCAGCCCCACCGGGGTCTTCCCGTCAGGGCCACAACTCGCGGCGACCTCCTTCAACCAACGGTCGACCGAACGGCGCGTCAGCTCGTCGGCCACGCGGCGGGCCTCGCAGGTCCATTGCACACGCAGATTCAGGCGACCGGTCGTGGGCCGACGCCGCAGCAATCGCTGCCACCGGGACACCGGGATGGTCTGCGGCACCGGCTCCACGTGGAGTCCGCGGACGTTCAACTCGCCGCGGATCTCGAAGCCGAAGACCTGATGGTGCGCTCCGTCGACCTTCCGTCTCGCCAGCCAGTGCCGACCTTCGCGGTCGCTCCCGATCATCACGTCGTCGAGGTCGATCCCGTGCACCTCGCCGCGGAAGCGGGCGGCGAGATCGACGAGGTCGGACGGCAGGTTGCCGCCGATCAGGTCCAGGTGCTCGCGCTTGCCGAGCGACTTCAGCTGCTCGCGCCGCTTGCGCCGCCTCTGTCGGCGGCGAGCCCGCACGAACCCGGCCGTCGCCGCGAGGGCGACGCCGCCGATTGCTCCGATGCCCGCCAGGAGCAGGGACTGGGTCATCATCATGGTCTTTCGTTGCTCCGCGACGACACGCCTCGGATTCCTCCCCGCTGTCCGTACAGCAAGGGCCGTGCGAACGCCGGAGAGCCGATCCTCCCGCACGGGCCGACCACGAGCGGCGCTTCGCCGGCGCCGTCCGCCACCACGGGACACCACGCTCCCTCGGCACGTTCCCCCCTGCGCGGATGCACTCTGCACGACCGGCGCATGACGCCCGGGGCGTCCTGCAGCCCGGGCTGGCTCCGACCCCTCGGCTCTGGTATGAAGGGGTCGAGTCCCGTATGTCCCTGACGCTCCAGGAGATCCAACGTGTCCGGTGACCTCGATCACGTCTTCACCTTCTACGTGCAATCCACGCCCGCGGACCTCTGGAACGCGCTGCTCGACCCCGACGTCACGCCACACTGGGCCCACGGCCTGCGCGTCCTCACCGACGGCCGTCCCGGCGACGCGATCCACTGGGTGCGGCCCGAGGACCCGGAACGGCGCGCCGTGATGTCGGGTGAGATCCTCGAACGCGAGGACGAGCGCAGTCTGCTGCACAGCTTCCGGCTGAGCGCTCACGAGGACCCCGCGACACGCGTGCGCTACCGGATCGATCCGGAAGACGGTCTCTGCCGGCTGGTCGTGACCCACGTGGGCTTCGACGAACGCAACGACAGCTGGCACGAGACCCTCGCCGGGTGGCCCCGCGCCCTGAGTGCGCTGAAGACCTGGCTGGAGACGGGTCGGGAGCTCGGTCGTCGCGAAGCCGCGGCGGGCTAGACCACGCGCCAGCGGAGCGTCTCCCCCGCACGCAGGGGAACGACGTCCTCGTCGGCGAAGGGATAGGCCGCGGGGCACACCCAGTCCTCCCGGCGCAGCGTGACGGTCCCCGGCTGCTCGGACAGACCGTAGAAGGCGGTCGCCCGTGTGTGGGCGAAGGCCTCGAGACGTTCGAGCGCACCCGCGTCCTCGAAGATCTCCGCGTACAGAGCCAGGGCGAGCGGCGACGTGTAGCATCCGGCGCATCCGCTCGCGCACTCCTTCGCCGACCGACCGTGCGGCGCCGAGTCGGTGCCCAGGAAGAATCGCGGGTCGTCACCGGTCGCCGCCTCGATCAACGCATCGCGATGCGGCGACGCCTTCAGGATGGGCAGACAGTAGAGGTGTGGCCGGATCCTCCCGACCAGCATGTGGTTGCGGTGGTAGAGCAGGTGGTGTGCGGTGATCGTCGCCGCCACGCCGTCGCGCGCGGCGCGGACGAAGTCGACGCCCTCCCGCGTCGTCACGTGCTCGAGCACCACGCGCAATCGTGGGTGGGCCTCGACCACGGGCGCGAGCACCTCGTCGAGATAACGAACCTCACGATCGAAGACGTCGACGTCGGGAGCGGTGACCTCGCCGTGCACCAGCAGGAGCAACCCGTGCTCCTCCATCGCGGCCAGGGCGTCGCCCACGCGGTCCATCGAGGTGACCCCGGCGTCGGAATTGGTGGTCGCACCCGCCGGGTACGATTTCACCGCGACGACACCGTCGGTCTCCGCCGCCCGGGCGATCTCCGCGGGCGAGGTGCTGTCGGTGAGGTACAGGGCCATGAGCGGTTCGAAGTCCGCACCCGCGGGCACGTGCTGCAGGATGCGCTGGCGGTAGGCCAGGGCCGCGTCGGTGGTCGTCACCGGCGGTGTCAGATTCGGCATGACCAGGGCCCGCCCGAAGTCACGCGCCACGTGGGGCACCACGGTCCGGAGCGCGGCACCGTCGCGCAGATGGACGTGGGCGTCGAAGGGACGTCGCAGCGTGATCTCTCGGGTCAACTCCATGAGGACTCCTCGGAATCGGCGCCGTCGGGAAGGGCCGGCCGCACCTTGAGCACGGTCTCCTTGCGGATGGTGACCGTGCCGGGCTTCGCGCCACGTGGCTTCTTCACGAATCGGGCCCGGGTGCACGACACCGCGACCACGCCACCGCGACGCGCCTTGCTGTGCCACGCGGCCACGGCTGCGGCGGCCTCCAGGGCCGCCTTGTCGGGTTCGCCCTTGCCCGCCTGCAGGATCACGTGGCTGCCGGGCATCCCGCGCACGTGGAACCACCAGTCGTCGGGGCGAGCGACCTTCAGGCTCAACCGGTCGTTGTCGGCGTCGGTCCGGCCGGCGAGGACCGTCCATCCTCCGGGGAGTTCGTACTCCCAGGCCTTCGGGGGTCGTGGTCGTCGGTCGTTCACGGTGGATCCTCGAAGGGCTGCAACGGACTCACGCTGACTCGACCCACAGTGTAGGCCAACGGTAGGGTCCGACGAGAGTGGATCGCGGTCAGTACAGATCGTAGCGGGCGAAGCGGCCGTCCAGACCACCGATGCGCACGGGGATGCGTCGAGCGGTCCGCAGACCCACGTGCTTCAGCAGCTCGCGGTCGCCCAGGACGAGCCACGCCGTCGATCCCGCGCACCGCGTCTTCAGGAAGTCACCGAGGGCCCGTACGGTGTCCTGGGCGACGCGACGATCGCCCAGACGCACACCGTACGGGGGATTCGCGACCACGAGTCCGTCGGTCAGACCCGGATGATCCCGGAAGTCGCCGTGCGTGAGCGACACCGTCTCTCCGAAGGGCACGCGCTGCAGATTGGCACGCGCGGTCTCGAGCACGTCGGGGTCGACGTCGTTTCCCTGCAGGGTCGGCGGATTGCCGTGGCGGGGGGTGACAGAGGCGCGGGCCCGGGCCACGCGTTCGTCCCCGATCGCCGGCAACCGCTCGCAACCGAAGCGTTCGACCGCGAAGGTCGGAGGGACCTCGCGACGACGCAGGAGTGCCTCGGCCAGCAGCGTGCCGCTACCGCACATCGGGTCGAGCAGAGGAGCACGTCCGTCGTCGCCCGCCACCTCGAACAAGGCGGCGGCAACGGTCTCGGGGAGCGGCGCGTCACCGCTCGCCGTCCGATACCCGCGCCGGTGTCGGGCACCGGCTCCACAGTCCAGGGACACAGTCGCCTTGTTGCGCTGCACGTGCACGTGCACCCGCAGATCGGGGGCACGTCGGTCGACATCGGGCCGTCGACCGGTCCGGTCGCGGAAACGGTCGCAGATCCCATCCTTGGTCAGTTGCACCGCGTACTGGGTGTGACGCAGTGTACTCTGCACCAGCGTGGCCGACACGGCAAAGCTCGTGTCGGGATCCATCAGCTCTTCCCAGGGCATCGCCGTCACGCGGCGGCGGAGGTAGCGGTCGCTGTGACAGGCGAAGCTCTCCAGCGGAGCCAGGATCCGACCCACCACTCGTGCCCATACGACGACTCGCGCCAACACGTCGGGCGTGGCCACGAAGTGCAGACCTCGGCGCGTCGGAGACACGTCGGTCGCACCGTGGCGTTCCAGTTCACGCGCGGCGGTGGCCTCGAGGCCCTCACCGACGACGGCGAAGTATCGATGGGTGGAAGCGTGCAGGAACAAGCGAGCCGCGGCGTGGAAGGGGTCGACCGGGAACGACGAAGGGGTGGAAGCCAAGGCCTCCACCCCCACGATCGCACGGTCCGTGACGACTGGCTAGTTGTACAGGCTCTTCACGGCACCGAAGCTCGAATCCTCGGTGTCGACCGGAGCCGCCAGCAGCAGGTTGTCGGTGATGGTGCACGCGAAGATGTCACCCGTGCACACACTGAACAGCGGAGCCTCCGGATCGGAATCGATGTTCGGACCCAGGGAGATCGTGCGTGCGTTGGTGGGCTCCCCCGGAATGAGGAGGGTGTGCCGCGAGATCACGATCGGCAAACCGTTGAAGCCGATGGCACACTCGCCGATTCCAACGTTGTAGCCACCCGGCGTCGGGATGTTGAGGCCCTTGCCCGGGATCCCGAACGACTCTCCCAGCAGGAAGACCTCGTCATCGAGACCGGGGATGAACAGCTGGAAGGCGACGGCGGTCACGAGGCCCTCGACCCGCATCACGACGTTCACCGTGAACGGCTCGCCCTGGGTCGGCTCGAAGGTCTGAATCGTTCCACCCTCATCGGCATAGACGCCGAGCTGGCAGTCGGACTGCGGGATCTGCGCCGAAGCAGTGCTGGCGAACGCCACCACGGCGAACAGCGCCAGGAAGAACGTTACCCTGTTGCTCATTTAGCTCACTCCTTCGTGATATCGGCCCCGCCGTTCCGCGGGACGTGGAAAGCCCTGACGCGTATCGTAGACAGGCGAACGCCTGGGCGACGGGAGCCGTGGACGGATGGAGAAGCCGGCCGGTGTGGTGAGCTGCGGAGGTCGTCTCGAAAAAGCCAGCACCAATTCCGCCCGACGCACCGTACCATGGACGTTCGTCGGCGTTCAACGCCCTGTTGCGAACGATGCGGAGCCATCGCGAGCTTTTGGCCGCGCTTTCACCCTACCTTCTTGCTGCGGCCGGGTCGAAGCGATCCCCGCCGGCGCCGTCGAGGCGCTCCAGCCCCTGAGATCCCGGAGAAATGCATGTCCTTTCGAAAAATCTTCACGATCGCCCTCGTGGTGACACTCGGATCGCACCCCGGACCGGCAGATCACGGAATTGTGAACGCGAGCACGGACGGTCTGCCCTACCGGACGCCGAGCGACGTGCTGGTCGACCTGGTCGACGCGTCCGATCCACCGTGGGTGAGCCTCTCGCCGAATCGCGAGATCATGCTGCTGCTGCACGTTCCGGCCCTTCCGTCGATCTCCGAACTCGCCGAAGAGGAGCTCCGCCTGGCGGGCTACCGCATCAAGCCGGCCACCAACGGGCCGAGCCGGGGCTGGGAGATCGCCGATCTCGGTGTGATGCCGATCGAGGGCGGAGACGAGCGATCGATCCAGGGCCTCCCGGAGAAGCCGCGGATCCGCAACACGCGCTGGTCCCCGGACGGGCGCCGCGTGCTCTTCACCAACACGGTCCGCGACGGCATCGAGCTCTGGGTCGCCGATCTCGAAGAGGCCCGCGCACGCCGTCTGGTCGGTCCGCGCCTGAACATGGCCGCGGGAATCGCGCCCCGATGGGCCCCGGACGGTCGATCCGTCCTCGTGCCCCTCGTTCCCGCCGATCGCGGATCGGCACCCGAGCAACCCCGCGTTCCCACGGGCCCGACGGTGCAGGAGAACCTGGGTCGCACCACACCGGCACGTACCTATCAGGACCTTCTCCAGAACGCTCACGACGAGGCCCTGTTCGACCACTACTTCACCTCGCAGATGGCGCGGGTCGACCTCGACGGGGGGATCGAGTTGCTGGGGGAGCCGGCCGTCTACCGTGAGATCGACCCCTCGCCCGACGGCCGGTACGTGCTCGTGGAGTTCGTGCACCAGCCGTACAGCTATCTCGTCCCCGCGAGTCGCTTTCCGCGGAAGGTCCAGGTCTGGGACGCCGAGGGGAACCTGGTGCGGGAGCTCGCCGACAAACCGCTGCAGGACTCGATCCCCATCGCCTTCGGGAGCACCGAGACCGGGCCGCGCGGTCACCGCTGGCGCCACGACGTCCCGTCGACCCTGGTGTTCGTCGAGGCACAGGACGGCGGCGATGCCGGCGCCGAGGCCGAACTGCGCGACAAGGTCTTCGCGCTCGACGCTCCCTTCGCCGGCGAACCGGTGGAACTGGCGGCCCTCGAGCAGCGCTTCGGCGGGATCTACTGGGGCGACGACGACCTGGCCATGGTCGTGTCGTGGTGGTGGCCCACTCGTTCGCAGCGCGCGTGGCGCGTGGCTCCGGGCGATCCCGACCGCGATCCGCAGCTGGTGATCGATCACAACTGGGAGGATCGCTACAACGATCCCGGCGAACCGCTGGTGGTGACGAACGAGTACGGCCGCGAGGTCCTGCAGACCGACGGCCGCTACCTCTTCATGAGCGGTGACGGCGCCAGCGAGGAGGGCGACCGCCCCTTCCTCGACCGCTACGACCTCGAGACCGGCGACACCGAGCGTCTGTTCCGCAGCGAGGCACCGTACTACGAGATGCCCATGGCCGTGCTCGACGATCGCGGCGAGCGGATCCTGACCCGCCGCGAGACCACCGACCAGCCGCCGAACTACGTCGTCCGCGACCTCGACGACGACGAGGCCACGCAGGTCACCTTCTTCGAACATCCCACGCCGGAACTGCGGGGCGTGCAGAAGGAGCTGATCCGCTACGAACGCGAGGACGGCGTCATGCTGACCGGCACGCTGTACACACCCGCCGGCTACGATCCCGACGCGGACGGTCCCCTGCCCACACTGCTGTGGGCCTACCCGACCGAGTACAAGAGCGCCGACGCCGCCGGTCAGGTCACCGACTCCCCGTACCGCTTCGTGCGGATCGGGTGGTGGTCGCCGGTCATGTGGGTGGCCCGCGGTTACGCCGTGCTCGACGACCCGGGCATGCCGATCATCGGCGAGGGCGAAGACGAACCGAACGACACCTATGTCGAGCAGCTCGTGTCCAGTGCCGCGGCGGCCGTCGACGTCCTGGTGGATCGCGGTGTCGGCGACCGTGACCGCATGGCCATCGGCGGCCACAGCTACGGGGCCTTCATGACCGCGAACCTCCTCGCCCACAGCGACCTGTTCGCGGCGGGCGTGGCCCGCAGCGGAGCCTACAACCGCACGCTGACGCCCTTCGGATTCCAGGCCGAGGAACGGACGTTCTGGGAGGCGCCCGACGTCTACTTCAGCATGTCTCCGTTCATGCATGCCGACCAGGTCGACGAGCCGATCCTCTTGATCCACGGCGAGGCCGACAACAACTCGGGCACCTTCCCCATCCAGAGCGAGCGCTTCTACGGCGCCCTGAAGGGCTTGGGAGGCACCGCCCGACTGGTCATGCTGCCCCACGAGAGCCACGGATACCGCGCCCGCGAGTCCGTGCTCCACATGATGTGGGAAACCGAACGGTGGCTGGAGACGTACGTGAAGGGCGATCCTCTTCCGGACGGCCTCCAGCGGGCCGGTGAGGCCTCCGGCGAGCGCTGAGTCCGGACCTCCACGGGGGCCGCCGACGTTCCGGCGGCCCCCGGACGTCGACATGTGAAGAAAAGTTCACGGTGGGACCATGCGCCCGCGGGTTCGTTCTGCTTCCGTTTGGATCCAGGAGACCCCACCTCGCGAACACGAGACCGTGCCCGGCGGCCCGCGCCGGAGCCCTCCGCCCCCCAACTCTGGCGATCGAAATCCATGCGCACCCGCAGAAGCCCCCGTCTCGCCCTGTCCCTCCTCGCCATCGCCACTCTCTCCCTGGGAGCCTCAGGCTGCGGCGACGACAGCAACGCCCAGA
This region of Candidatus Krumholzibacteriia bacterium genomic DNA includes:
- the pyrC gene encoding dihydroorotase; protein product: MTREITLRRPFDAHVHLRDGAALRTVVPHVARDFGRALVMPNLTPPVTTTDAALAYRQRILQHVPAGADFEPLMALYLTDSTSPAEIARAAETDGVVAVKSYPAGATTNSDAGVTSMDRVGDALAAMEEHGLLLLVHGEVTAPDVDVFDREVRYLDEVLAPVVEAHPRLRVVLEHVTTREGVDFVRAARDGVAATITAHHLLYHRNHMLVGRIRPHLYCLPILKASPHRDALIEAATGDDPRFFLGTDSAPHGRSAKECASGCAGCYTSPLALALYAEIFEDAGALERLEAFAHTRATAFYGLSEQPGTVTLRREDWVCPAAYPFADEDVVPLRAGETLRWRVV
- a CDS encoding prolyl oligopeptidase family serine peptidase, translated to MSFRKIFTIALVVTLGSHPGPADHGIVNASTDGLPYRTPSDVLVDLVDASDPPWVSLSPNREIMLLLHVPALPSISELAEEELRLAGYRIKPATNGPSRGWEIADLGVMPIEGGDERSIQGLPEKPRIRNTRWSPDGRRVLFTNTVRDGIELWVADLEEARARRLVGPRLNMAAGIAPRWAPDGRSVLVPLVPADRGSAPEQPRVPTGPTVQENLGRTTPARTYQDLLQNAHDEALFDHYFTSQMARVDLDGGIELLGEPAVYREIDPSPDGRYVLVEFVHQPYSYLVPASRFPRKVQVWDAEGNLVRELADKPLQDSIPIAFGSTETGPRGHRWRHDVPSTLVFVEAQDGGDAGAEAELRDKVFALDAPFAGEPVELAALEQRFGGIYWGDDDLAMVVSWWWPTRSQRAWRVAPGDPDRDPQLVIDHNWEDRYNDPGEPLVVTNEYGREVLQTDGRYLFMSGDGASEEGDRPFLDRYDLETGDTERLFRSEAPYYEMPMAVLDDRGERILTRRETTDQPPNYVVRDLDDDEATQVTFFEHPTPELRGVQKELIRYEREDGVMLTGTLYTPAGYDPDADGPLPTLLWAYPTEYKSADAAGQVTDSPYRFVRIGWWSPVMWVARGYAVLDDPGMPIIGEGEDEPNDTYVEQLVSSAAAAVDVLVDRGVGDRDRMAIGGHSYGAFMTANLLAHSDLFAAGVARSGAYNRTLTPFGFQAEERTFWEAPDVYFSMSPFMHADQVDEPILLIHGEADNNSGTFPIQSERFYGALKGLGGTARLVMLPHESHGYRARESVLHMMWETERWLETYVKGDPLPDGLQRAGEASGER
- a CDS encoding SRPBCC domain-containing protein; its protein translation is MSGDLDHVFTFYVQSTPADLWNALLDPDVTPHWAHGLRVLTDGRPGDAIHWVRPEDPERRAVMSGEILEREDERSLLHSFRLSAHEDPATRVRYRIDPEDGLCRLVVTHVGFDERNDSWHETLAGWPRALSALKTWLETGRELGRREAAAG
- a CDS encoding THUMP domain-containing protein, encoding MASTPSSFPVDPFHAAARLFLHASTHRYFAVVGEGLEATAARELERHGATDVSPTRRGLHFVATPDVLARVVVWARVVGRILAPLESFACHSDRYLRRRVTAMPWEELMDPDTSFAVSATLVQSTLRHTQYAVQLTKDGICDRFRDRTGRRPDVDRRAPDLRVHVHVQRNKATVSLDCGAGARHRRGYRTASGDAPLPETVAAALFEVAGDDGRAPLLDPMCGSGTLLAEALLRRREVPPTFAVERFGCERLPAIGDERVARARASVTPRHGNPPTLQGNDVDPDVLETARANLQRVPFGETVSLTHGDFRDHPGLTDGLVVANPPYGVRLGDRRVAQDTVRALGDFLKTRCAGSTAWLVLGDRELLKHVGLRTARRIPVRIGGLDGRFARYDLY
- a CDS encoding NFACT RNA binding domain-containing protein encodes the protein MNDRRPRPPKAWEYELPGGWTVLAGRTDADNDRLSLKVARPDDWWFHVRGMPGSHVILQAGKGEPDKAALEAAAAVAAWHSKARRGGVVAVSCTRARFVKKPRGAKPGTVTIRKETVLKVRPALPDGADSEESSWS